One segment of Phycisphaerales bacterium DNA contains the following:
- the pyrE gene encoding orotate phosphoribosyltransferase, which produces MESPHAPARPSTPQAPNDLAARIAEACLLRGKFTLRSGRQSSYYLDKYRFSTRPELLGPVADLLAERASLLFNEHQGVPHRLAGAELGGIPLVTACSLRLGLPAIFVRNSKKEYGTAKQIEGELNAGDAVVLFEDVATSGGQAVEAVEMLRELGATIAGVVTTIDRQEGAREAVEAAGVPFHAIFTKADLGVDE; this is translated from the coding sequence ATGGAGTCGCCACATGCACCAGCCCGTCCCTCTACCCCTCAGGCCCCGAACGATCTTGCGGCGCGCATCGCCGAGGCATGCCTCCTGCGGGGCAAATTCACGCTTCGATCCGGCCGGCAGAGTTCCTATTACCTCGACAAGTACCGATTCAGCACCCGGCCGGAGCTTCTCGGACCGGTCGCCGACCTGCTTGCCGAGCGGGCCAGCCTCCTCTTCAACGAACACCAGGGAGTTCCCCACCGCCTCGCCGGAGCCGAGTTGGGCGGCATCCCGCTGGTGACCGCCTGCTCGCTGCGTCTGGGCCTGCCGGCGATCTTCGTGCGCAACTCGAAGAAGGAGTACGGCACGGCCAAGCAGATCGAGGGCGAGTTGAACGCCGGTGACGCCGTGGTGCTCTTCGAAGACGTCGCCACCAGCGGCGGACAGGCCGTCGAAGCCGTCGAGATGCTTCGCGAACTGGGGGCCACCATCGCCGGTGTGGTCACCACCATCGACCGTCAGGAAGGCGCGCGCGAGGCCGTGGAGGCCGCCGGCGTGCCCTTCCACGCGATCTTCACGAAGGCCGATCTCGGGGTCGACGAGTAG
- the metG gene encoding methionine--tRNA ligase, which yields MPTFYATTPIYYVNDRPHIGHCYTTLLADVIARFHRMIGDDVLMLTGTDEHAEKVIDRAREASVPVQDWADRNAQAFREAFAFMEIAQDDFVRTSEERHKSRASGYIQRLMDSGDIYLGDYVGWYDPGQEEYVTESVAKAHDYKSPVSGKPLEKRTEQNYFFRLSAFEERLGRYLEEHPRFVQPEARRNEVLGRLRQGLQDVPVSRAVKDDGGADWGIRMPNDPGHRVYVWIEALCNYLTVVDTPERRHYWPASIHLLAKDILWFHAVVWPAMLMALDEPLPACVYAHAYFVAEGRKMSKSMGNFIEIDQLRAYGDRYSVDALRWYLATQGPLGSTDADFAHANFVDIYNAELANGLGNCASRVVNMIHKYFDGKVPDARDATVHAGVDWPNLTAGHVQSARDLFGIVDLHGAAHQGLAIVTAIDGYINNTEPFRLAKKITGPEDPNHADLALILFNCAEALRIAAALFMPFMPEKAAEVLKMLGAHVPQAGELEAFSKWRGEHGLKPGESVTKGQALFMRADADEPAPTA from the coding sequence ATGCCGACCTTCTACGCAACCACGCCCATCTACTACGTCAACGATCGTCCACACATCGGCCACTGCTATACCACGCTGCTGGCCGATGTGATCGCGCGCTTCCACCGAATGATTGGAGACGACGTGCTCATGCTTACCGGCACCGACGAGCACGCGGAGAAGGTGATCGATCGGGCTCGCGAAGCGAGCGTGCCAGTGCAGGACTGGGCGGATCGCAACGCCCAGGCATTTCGCGAGGCGTTTGCCTTCATGGAGATCGCCCAGGACGACTTCGTTCGCACCAGCGAGGAGCGACACAAGTCTCGGGCCAGCGGCTACATCCAGCGATTGATGGATAGCGGCGATATCTACCTGGGCGATTACGTGGGTTGGTACGACCCGGGCCAGGAAGAGTACGTCACCGAATCGGTCGCCAAGGCCCATGACTACAAGAGCCCCGTAAGCGGCAAGCCGCTGGAGAAGCGAACCGAGCAGAATTATTTCTTCCGGCTGTCGGCGTTCGAAGAGCGCCTCGGTCGATACCTGGAAGAGCATCCGCGCTTCGTTCAGCCCGAGGCCCGCCGAAACGAGGTCCTGGGCAGGCTTCGACAGGGCTTGCAGGACGTGCCCGTCAGCCGGGCAGTGAAAGACGACGGCGGCGCGGATTGGGGCATCCGCATGCCCAACGATCCTGGACACCGGGTCTACGTTTGGATCGAGGCGCTATGCAACTACCTCACGGTGGTCGATACGCCCGAACGGCGGCACTACTGGCCTGCATCGATCCACTTGCTGGCCAAGGACATCCTGTGGTTCCATGCGGTCGTGTGGCCCGCCATGCTGATGGCGCTCGACGAACCGCTACCTGCTTGCGTGTATGCCCATGCGTACTTCGTGGCCGAGGGCCGGAAGATGTCCAAGAGCATGGGCAACTTCATCGAGATCGATCAATTGCGCGCGTACGGCGATCGATATTCGGTGGACGCGTTGCGATGGTATCTGGCAACGCAGGGACCGCTCGGTTCGACCGATGCGGACTTCGCGCATGCCAACTTCGTCGATATCTACAACGCCGAGCTCGCCAACGGCTTGGGCAATTGCGCAAGTCGCGTGGTGAACATGATCCATAAGTATTTCGACGGCAAGGTGCCCGATGCGCGCGACGCGACCGTGCACGCGGGAGTGGACTGGCCCAACCTGACCGCCGGACACGTGCAGTCGGCACGAGACTTGTTTGGCATCGTCGACCTGCACGGCGCCGCGCACCAGGGTCTGGCGATCGTCACGGCCATCGATGGCTACATCAACAACACCGAGCCCTTCCGGCTTGCGAAGAAGATCACCGGCCCGGAAGATCCGAATCACGCGGATCTTGCACTGATCCTGTTCAACTGCGCCGAAGCGTTGCGCATCGCCGCGGCCCTGTTCATGCCGTTTATGCCCGAGAAGGCCGCCGAGGTGCTCAAGATGCTGGGGGCCCACGTGCCGCAAGCGGGTGAACTCGAGGCGTTCTCGAAATGGCGGGGCGAACACGGGCTCAAGCCCGGCGAGTCGGTCACGAAGGGGCAGGCACTATTCATGCGAGCCGATGCCGATGAGCCGGCCCCCACCGCCTGA
- a CDS encoding histidine phosphatase family protein, whose translation MHIHVCRHAQAEATSVTGLDIDRPLTREGRLQARYLAGLMSGLLPPERPRRVVASPAERTLQTAQTIADELGLTVSTEEVLLPTCSAGEALSVIQELARGVPLLLVGHNPTVSSLVSMLMHGPSAGIQMSGPALRTGQMATLWAEEGLQPGACRLIKLHRYEPALAS comes from the coding sequence ATGCACATCCACGTCTGCCGACACGCTCAGGCCGAAGCGACTTCGGTCACCGGCTTGGATATCGATCGGCCACTGACCCGCGAAGGTCGTCTCCAGGCCCGATATCTCGCCGGCCTCATGAGTGGGCTGCTGCCACCCGAGCGCCCACGGCGTGTCGTCGCCAGCCCGGCCGAACGGACGCTGCAGACCGCTCAGACCATCGCCGACGAACTCGGCCTGACCGTGAGTACCGAGGAGGTCCTGCTGCCGACGTGTTCGGCTGGCGAAGCCTTGTCGGTAATCCAGGAACTCGCACGTGGCGTCCCGCTGCTACTCGTCGGCCACAACCCGACCGTATCTTCGCTCGTGTCGATGCTCATGCATGGGCCGAGCGCGGGCATTCAGATGTCCGGACCGGCACTGCGTACCGGACAGATGGCCACCCTATGGGCCGAGGAAGGTCTCCAGCCGGGGGCATGTCGGCTGATCAAACTCCATCGCTACGAGCCCGCACTCGCGTCCTAG
- a CDS encoding GC-type dockerin domain-anchored protein: protein MLENQFARRAAMPAMVATFLIARAGLAGPGVAEHAVLVVDPGSPDSMRAANEYIAARGLPETAVLYMTPEAANFTAFRDRNLVALFGELDARGIADRADYIIVAPPSQYRMAASTTVSDSCSPVNNFGISSAYTMAFYADEVLAGGLSVTRTQPFHRPIGEPRAFDSEVEYAAGNPSTSPLARQSFIGAVLGWTGERGNTIDEVVAMIGRSVATDGTQPGGSDDTYYFMNTTDSARNVRQPQFGRVITDLLTKGTNALQVDGEVPTGGVTAAGIMTGVANPPIDAGDFGFGPAAFADHLTSFAGHFGTDSQTKMSRWISKGAVGSSGTVEEPCNYTGKFPHARLHYFYDQGATLGEAYLRSIGFVPFQVQFIGDPLARPFAYIPSVSFSLPGSVSGVVSVEPVASTTKPGATIGRVLLLANGVTVDEAVGTGELQLDTSLLPDGVNEVRVVAYDDTLLESRGSHTELVTVNNQGRLPTISPSTTIGEIGDLVTFDLDAVGAQEIRLMRAGAVLAAVDGAGGEAFLYGANLGEGPSTVWAEASYSDGRVARSAPVTITIDGGATTGATAPVAHDYTRIITPGSTVLVSLPATVRDDPSSISYEITSVPSGEAELAWHDGKAFALVRMDADATLGDTLTYRVTSSTGSDTGVVSLAVPAAPCRADLDGDGSLTIFDFLAFQNLFDAGDPVADFDGDGSLTIFDFLAFQNEFDAGC from the coding sequence ATGCTTGAGAATCAATTCGCACGTAGGGCCGCAATGCCGGCCATGGTGGCCACGTTCCTGATCGCCCGAGCAGGCCTGGCCGGACCGGGCGTGGCCGAGCATGCGGTGCTGGTGGTCGATCCCGGCTCTCCCGATTCGATGCGGGCCGCCAACGAGTACATTGCCGCCCGTGGTCTTCCCGAAACGGCCGTTCTGTACATGACGCCCGAGGCCGCCAACTTCACAGCCTTCCGTGATCGGAACCTCGTGGCCCTCTTTGGCGAGCTCGACGCACGCGGCATCGCGGATCGAGCCGACTACATCATCGTCGCGCCACCCTCGCAGTATCGCATGGCCGCGTCGACGACGGTCTCGGACTCGTGCTCGCCAGTGAACAACTTTGGCATCTCCAGCGCCTACACGATGGCGTTCTACGCCGATGAAGTACTGGCTGGCGGGCTGTCGGTGACGCGCACGCAGCCGTTCCATCGCCCGATCGGCGAGCCTCGTGCGTTCGATAGCGAGGTGGAGTACGCGGCCGGCAATCCCAGCACCTCGCCACTGGCTCGGCAGTCTTTCATCGGCGCCGTCCTGGGCTGGACGGGCGAGCGGGGTAACACTATCGACGAAGTCGTTGCCATGATTGGGCGGTCCGTAGCGACGGACGGCACCCAACCCGGAGGCTCGGATGACACGTATTACTTCATGAACACGACCGATTCGGCCCGGAACGTTCGGCAGCCGCAGTTCGGTCGTGTAATCACCGATCTGCTGACCAAGGGCACCAACGCGTTGCAGGTCGACGGAGAAGTGCCCACGGGCGGCGTCACGGCGGCGGGCATCATGACCGGCGTGGCCAATCCGCCCATCGATGCTGGCGACTTCGGATTCGGCCCCGCTGCATTTGCCGATCATCTCACGAGCTTTGCGGGGCACTTCGGCACCGACAGCCAGACCAAGATGAGTCGCTGGATCTCCAAGGGGGCCGTGGGAAGTTCGGGCACGGTGGAGGAGCCATGCAACTACACGGGCAAGTTCCCTCACGCCCGGCTGCACTACTTCTATGACCAGGGCGCCACGCTGGGCGAAGCATACCTGAGAAGCATCGGGTTCGTTCCGTTCCAGGTGCAGTTCATCGGCGATCCGCTGGCCCGACCGTTTGCGTATATCCCGAGCGTTTCGTTCTCGCTGCCCGGCAGCGTGTCGGGCGTCGTCAGCGTTGAACCAGTTGCGTCGACCACGAAGCCGGGCGCGACGATCGGGCGGGTTCTTCTGCTGGCCAACGGCGTGACGGTCGACGAAGCAGTCGGCACTGGCGAACTCCAACTCGATACGTCGCTGTTGCCCGATGGCGTCAACGAAGTCCGCGTGGTGGCCTACGACGACACGCTGCTCGAATCTCGCGGCAGCCACACCGAGCTGGTCACGGTCAACAACCAAGGGCGTCTGCCGACGATCAGTCCCAGCACGACCATAGGGGAAATCGGCGATCTGGTGACCTTCGACCTGGATGCCGTGGGCGCCCAGGAAATTCGCCTGATGCGCGCGGGCGCCGTCTTGGCGGCGGTCGACGGGGCGGGTGGAGAAGCTTTCCTCTACGGTGCGAACCTGGGTGAAGGTCCGAGCACCGTGTGGGCCGAGGCGAGCTATTCCGACGGTCGCGTTGCACGGTCGGCCCCGGTCACCATCACGATCGATGGGGGTGCGACCACGGGCGCCACGGCGCCGGTTGCCCACGACTACACGCGCATCATCACACCAGGCTCGACGGTGCTCGTCTCGCTTCCGGCAACGGTTCGTGATGACCCGTCCAGCATCAGTTACGAGATCACGTCGGTGCCGAGCGGTGAAGCCGAACTGGCATGGCATGACGGCAAGGCATTCGCGCTCGTTCGAATGGACGCGGACGCGACCCTTGGCGATACGTTGACCTACCGCGTGACGAGTTCTACCGGCTCGGATACCGGGGTGGTTTCCCTTGCGGTGCCAGCGGCGCCGTGTCGGGCCGACCTCGATGGCGATGGCTCGCTGACCATATTCGACTTCCTGGCGTTCCAGAACCTGTTTGATGCGGGCGATCCCGTGGCCGACTTCGATGGCGATGGCTCGCTGACGATCTTCGACTTCCTGGCATTTCAGAACGAGTTCGACGCGGGTTGCTGA
- a CDS encoding PQQ-dependent sugar dehydrogenase, whose amino-acid sequence MNRTTKTAMTLTLAAAAGLTATKAMGQVDVRTEVFLTGLNQPTALVHAPGDFGRVFVTEKDGRVRVVRDGVLLPTPFLDIDPLISSFGERGLIGIAFSPQYDDDGWFFVHYSDNNGDTTIARYSVSATNPDVADPDSGQVLLSVDQPFSNHNGGWIDFGPNDDHLYIALGDGGSGGDPLGNGQRLTTLLGKILRIDVLGTPDPGLEYAIPGDNPFVGTGNAEEIWAYGLRNPYRNDFDPATGDLYIADVGQGAREEVNYQLGDSLGGENYGWKCREGDLCFSTAMPCPTSCDPSPFVDPVVTYDHSGAGGCSITGGQVYRGCQIDGLAGTYFYADYCSNRVWSIRMVDGEVTEFTLRTSQFGGISSIISFGRDAYGDVYVLSQGGEIRKIMPIDPIDDCDGDLVSDACEIAVGAEADVNGDGIPDSCQCLADIDGDGSLTLFDFLAFQNLFDAGDPAADFDGDGELSLFDFLAFQNAFDAGC is encoded by the coding sequence ATGAACCGTACCACGAAGACGGCCATGACATTGACGCTTGCGGCAGCCGCAGGCTTGACGGCGACCAAGGCCATGGGGCAGGTGGACGTGCGGACGGAGGTGTTCCTGACGGGACTGAACCAACCGACGGCGCTCGTGCACGCTCCGGGTGACTTCGGCCGCGTGTTCGTGACCGAGAAAGACGGCCGCGTGCGGGTGGTGCGCGACGGCGTGCTCCTGCCGACGCCGTTCCTCGACATCGACCCGCTGATCTCGAGCTTCGGCGAGCGTGGGCTCATTGGCATCGCGTTCAGCCCGCAGTACGATGACGACGGCTGGTTCTTCGTTCACTACTCAGACAACAACGGCGATACGACCATCGCTCGATACTCGGTGTCGGCCACCAACCCAGACGTGGCCGACCCGGACAGCGGTCAGGTCCTGCTTTCGGTCGACCAGCCGTTCAGCAATCACAACGGTGGCTGGATCGACTTCGGGCCCAACGACGACCATCTCTATATAGCCCTGGGTGACGGCGGGAGCGGCGGAGACCCGCTGGGGAACGGCCAGCGCCTGACGACCTTGCTCGGCAAGATCCTGCGCATCGACGTGCTTGGCACGCCCGACCCGGGGCTGGAGTACGCGATTCCCGGCGACAACCCCTTCGTTGGCACGGGCAACGCGGAAGAGATCTGGGCGTACGGCCTGCGCAACCCGTATCGCAACGACTTCGATCCGGCAACCGGCGATCTGTACATCGCAGACGTGGGCCAGGGAGCGCGCGAGGAAGTCAACTATCAACTGGGCGACAGCCTGGGCGGCGAGAACTACGGCTGGAAGTGCCGGGAAGGCGACCTTTGCTTCTCGACCGCCATGCCCTGCCCGACCAGTTGCGACCCATCGCCATTCGTGGATCCAGTGGTGACCTATGACCACTCTGGTGCGGGTGGTTGCTCGATCACCGGCGGCCAGGTCTACCGGGGCTGCCAGATCGATGGACTGGCCGGCACCTACTTCTATGCCGACTATTGCTCGAACCGGGTCTGGTCGATCCGCATGGTTGACGGCGAAGTCACCGAGTTCACACTGCGGACCAGCCAGTTTGGCGGGATCAGCAGCATCATCAGCTTCGGGCGAGATGCGTATGGCGACGTCTACGTGCTCAGCCAGGGCGGCGAGATTCGCAAGATCATGCCGATCGACCCGATCGATGATTGCGATGGCGATCTGGTCTCGGATGCGTGCGAGATTGCGGTGGGCGCCGAGGCGGACGTGAACGGCGATGGCATTCCGGATTCCTGCCAGTGCTTGGCCGACATCGACGGCGATGGTTCGTTGACCCTGTTCGACTTCCTCGCGTTCCAGAACCTGTTCGATGCCGGCGACCCGGCGGCGGACTTCGACGGCGATGGCGAGTTGTCGTTGTTCGACTTCCTGGCGTTCCAGAACGCATTCGATGCGGGGTGCTGA
- a CDS encoding glycosyltransferase family 4 protein, with product MTRILHISTRLILGGSQENTILSCEGQVELGHEVHLAYGPIYGPEGSMLDRVRDFGRIGAHEVPHLIRPVRPIADVRAYRELKALIDDINPDVVHTHSSKAGILGRLAGWHAQCRPAVVHTIHGPPFLPGRPVSNAIYTVAERFAATRCDAIVSVADAMTRQFLERGIGKPALYTTVRSGVDIEPYLTSQPTRDEVRERFGIEPHEFVIGTIARLAEDKGHDDLLDAIGADLKANDHWRLLWVGDGSLRGHLERRITDMGLKGRVVMTGLVEPVQIPGMLRAMDLLAHPSRREGLPRTVTQALLAGVCAVAYDCDGTPEICRHKQTGWLIPTGDTARLGEAIRHLAARPDDRLALAASGREIAGREFSATAMVAGLEHVYRQALIQRRRRTDGPVGN from the coding sequence ATGACCCGCATCCTCCACATCTCGACCCGCCTCATCCTCGGCGGCAGCCAGGAGAACACCATCCTGTCGTGCGAGGGGCAGGTCGAACTTGGGCACGAGGTGCACCTTGCGTACGGGCCGATCTATGGGCCAGAGGGGTCGATGCTGGATCGGGTGCGAGACTTTGGCAGGATTGGAGCGCACGAGGTACCGCACCTGATCCGACCGGTTCGGCCGATTGCCGACGTGCGGGCATATCGCGAACTCAAGGCGTTGATCGACGACATCAATCCCGACGTCGTGCACACGCACTCGTCCAAGGCAGGCATCCTCGGCCGGCTGGCGGGATGGCATGCTCAGTGCCGACCCGCGGTCGTACACACGATCCATGGCCCGCCGTTCCTGCCGGGCAGGCCAGTGTCCAACGCGATCTATACGGTCGCCGAACGGTTCGCAGCAACGCGTTGCGACGCGATCGTGAGCGTGGCCGACGCAATGACGCGACAGTTCCTGGAGCGGGGGATCGGGAAGCCCGCGCTCTATACGACGGTGCGGAGCGGCGTGGACATCGAGCCCTACCTCACCAGTCAGCCCACGCGCGACGAGGTCCGCGAACGCTTCGGCATCGAGCCGCACGAGTTCGTGATCGGCACCATCGCGCGGCTTGCGGAGGACAAGGGCCACGACGACTTGCTCGACGCCATCGGGGCGGACCTGAAGGCCAACGACCACTGGCGGCTGTTGTGGGTGGGCGACGGGTCGCTGCGCGGCCACCTCGAACGTCGGATTACCGACATGGGCTTGAAGGGCCGCGTGGTCATGACGGGTCTGGTCGAGCCAGTTCAGATTCCGGGCATGCTCCGGGCGATGGATCTTCTGGCTCACCCGAGCCGCCGAGAGGGATTACCCCGTACCGTGACGCAGGCTCTCTTGGCTGGGGTGTGCGCGGTGGCGTATGACTGCGACGGAACGCCCGAGATCTGTCGTCATAAACAGACTGGATGGCTCATCCCCACCGGCGACACGGCAAGGCTTGGCGAAGCGATCAGACATCTGGCCGCCAGACCCGATGATCGACTGGCCCTTGCGGCGTCGGGCAGGGAGATAGCCGGGAGGGAATTCAGCGCGACGGCCATGGTCGCCGGGCTGGAACACGTCTACCGCCAGGCGCTTATCCAGCGTCGGCGACGGACGGATGGCCCCGTCGGCAATTGA
- a CDS encoding ATP phosphoribosyltransferase regulatory subunit: protein MTKPTSSPVASPKGTRDLYPDQYLRQNYITRLWRDTALRHGFEEINGPTFEMLELYTRKSGEGIVGELFRFRREGGEDDYALRPEFTPTLARMYAAKAASLPSPTKWFSIGPYFRAEKPQRGRLREFLQWNVDVLGGDEEIGDSDVLSCMTAFLLDTGLHEGEVTNRVSDRRRMTRSLVEAGVSESNQEQALALLDRKDKVDPDSFRSQAVALGMSESAASSLLQGTTELAFEDLTLIERMVNAGFESGWFAYDPSIVRGLAYYTGTVFEVIAEGERAIAGGGRYDNLIELFGGPPTPAVGFGMGDVVLGLLLDDKGLMPQGAELMDALSRPGASLRPEAFVVAGSEDEDPLVEPLLANLRRGVEREGFDGKPWAADRYAVRPMHARRTYKTTRNLKKLLNDAEKQHARFAIVLHGADKVQVKDLDKREELVHDRGDFSVEPASDAYVGKAIAQRLT from the coding sequence ATGACCAAGCCCACCTCGAGCCCGGTCGCCTCCCCCAAGGGTACGCGCGATCTTTATCCGGACCAGTACCTCCGCCAGAACTACATCACCCGCCTCTGGAGGGACACCGCCCTCCGCCACGGCTTCGAGGAGATCAACGGCCCCACCTTCGAGATGCTCGAGCTCTACACCCGCAAGAGCGGCGAGGGCATCGTGGGCGAGCTCTTCCGCTTCCGCCGCGAGGGCGGCGAGGACGACTACGCCCTGCGGCCCGAGTTCACCCCCACCCTGGCCCGCATGTACGCCGCCAAGGCGGCGAGCCTGCCGAGCCCGACGAAGTGGTTCAGCATCGGGCCGTACTTCCGGGCGGAGAAGCCGCAGCGCGGGAGGCTGCGGGAGTTCTTGCAGTGGAATGTGGATGTGCTAGGGGGGGACGAAGAGATCGGCGACAGCGACGTGCTCTCATGCATGACTGCATTCTTACTTGATACCGGACTTCACGAAGGTGAAGTCACAAATCGAGTGAGCGATCGCCGCAGGATGACAAGATCATTGGTCGAGGCTGGCGTATCCGAATCAAATCAGGAACAAGCTCTTGCTCTGCTCGATCGGAAAGACAAAGTCGACCCGGATTCTTTTCGCTCTCAAGCAGTGGCATTGGGCATGTCCGAGTCCGCGGCTTCGTCTCTGCTCCAGGGCACAACCGAGCTGGCATTCGAAGATCTCACACTGATTGAACGCATGGTCAACGCGGGATTCGAATCAGGCTGGTTCGCCTACGACCCATCCATCGTCCGCGGCCTCGCCTACTACACCGGCACCGTCTTCGAGGTCATCGCCGAGGGCGAGCGGGCGATCGCGGGCGGCGGGCGGTACGACAACCTAATCGAGCTCTTCGGCGGGCCGCCCACGCCGGCGGTTGGGTTTGGCATGGGTGACGTCGTGCTGGGGCTGTTGCTGGACGACAAGGGGCTGATGCCGCAGGGGGCGGAGCTGATGGACGCCCTCAGCCGGCCGGGTGCAAGCCTGCGGCCCGAGGCATTCGTGGTGGCGGGGTCGGAAGACGAGGATCCGCTGGTCGAGCCGTTGCTGGCGAACCTGCGGCGGGGCGTGGAGCGTGAAGGGTTTGATGGCAAGCCCTGGGCGGCGGATCGATACGCCGTCCGCCCCATGCACGCGCGGCGGACGTACAAGACGACGCGGAACCTGAAGAAGTTGCTCAACGACGCCGAGAAGCAGCACGCGCGGTTTGCCATCGTGCTGCATGGGGCGGACAAGGTGCAGGTGAAGGACCTCGACAAGCGCGAGGAACTCGTGCACGATCGCGGCGATTTCAGTGTGGAACCGGCGAGCGACGCGTACGTGGGGAAGGCGATCGCCCAGCGGTTGACATGA
- a CDS encoding molybdopterin-dependent oxidoreductase, with translation MPSITINGVTVDFEPGQTILQVANANDVEIPFYCYHDALSRPAQCRICLGEIWAPNPRNENKLEPVAGGKLQPTCTTPAGDGMVVYTDSPKAVANQKAVMEYLLINHPLDCPVCDQSGECFLQDYSYEYGRGVSRFQEQKVKQAKKDLGPHVWLYADRCIMCTRCVRFDREVAGAGELMIGGRGNRSEIDVFPGKALDNELSGNVVDLCPVGALLDKDFLFAQRVWFLKKTASIDGITASGDNISIEHNEGKVYRIKPRENQKVNKFWITDEVRYGWKFVHSPDRLAEPQARRYGALVEAEWPRAYRAALDGIQTAMDKGGRLAVLVSPMLPCEEAYALATLAKSLDENAIFAVGPVPTKGEDKAFPPTKSLDDESAFVMVAEKAPNARGVRRVLKAVSGQDPIEFHDFLGAIQNAGALILTGNYPSDWVPQELADAATDRFTVLIDTLPSRLIDASDVVLPGATWAEKAGTFENHRGLLQAFDAAIPVLARTEGQIAHDLLAASGVEDYIAARPESNYRRPDVRVVDDGPGQVPQATEVELPRGLLFNAAKVRQQMAGAGLAEFETDVALPPRDVKKSGDMRVVEL, from the coding sequence ATGCCCAGCATCACCATCAACGGCGTCACCGTCGATTTCGAGCCCGGCCAGACCATCCTCCAGGTGGCAAACGCCAACGACGTCGAGATTCCGTTTTACTGCTACCACGACGCCCTGAGCCGGCCGGCCCAGTGTCGCATCTGCCTGGGCGAGATCTGGGCGCCCAATCCACGCAACGAGAACAAGCTTGAGCCCGTGGCCGGCGGAAAACTCCAGCCCACCTGCACGACCCCGGCCGGCGACGGCATGGTGGTCTACACCGACAGCCCCAAGGCCGTGGCCAACCAGAAGGCGGTCATGGAATACCTGCTCATCAACCACCCGCTGGATTGCCCGGTGTGCGACCAGAGCGGCGAGTGCTTCCTGCAGGACTACAGCTACGAATATGGCCGGGGCGTCAGCCGCTTCCAGGAGCAGAAGGTCAAGCAGGCCAAGAAGGACCTGGGCCCGCACGTGTGGCTCTATGCCGATCGCTGCATCATGTGCACCCGCTGCGTGCGGTTCGATCGCGAGGTCGCCGGGGCGGGCGAGTTGATGATCGGCGGCCGCGGCAACCGCAGCGAGATCGATGTCTTCCCAGGCAAGGCCTTGGACAACGAGCTTTCCGGCAACGTGGTGGACCTCTGCCCGGTGGGGGCCCTGCTCGACAAGGACTTCCTCTTCGCCCAGCGCGTGTGGTTCCTCAAGAAGACCGCCAGCATCGATGGCATCACCGCCAGCGGCGACAACATCTCCATCGAGCATAACGAGGGCAAGGTCTACCGCATTAAGCCGCGCGAAAACCAGAAGGTCAACAAGTTCTGGATCACCGACGAGGTCCGCTACGGCTGGAAGTTCGTCCATAGCCCCGACCGCCTGGCCGAACCCCAGGCTCGTCGCTATGGCGCTCTGGTCGAGGCCGAGTGGCCCCGGGCCTACCGGGCGGCGCTTGATGGCATCCAGACCGCGATGGACAAGGGTGGCCGCCTCGCGGTCCTCGTCAGTCCGATGCTCCCCTGCGAGGAGGCATACGCGCTGGCCACGCTCGCCAAGAGCCTGGACGAGAACGCCATCTTTGCCGTGGGCCCCGTACCGACCAAGGGCGAGGACAAGGCCTTCCCCCCAACCAAGAGCCTCGACGATGAAAGCGCTTTCGTCATGGTCGCCGAGAAGGCCCCCAACGCCCGTGGCGTGCGGCGGGTGCTCAAGGCCGTCAGCGGCCAGGACCCCATCGAGTTCCACGACTTCCTGGGCGCAATCCAGAACGCCGGCGCCCTGATCCTGACGGGCAACTACCCCAGCGACTGGGTGCCCCAGGAACTGGCCGACGCCGCGACCGATCGGTTCACGGTGCTCATCGACACGCTGCCCAGCCGCCTGATCGATGCCAGCGACGTGGTGCTGCCCGGTGCGACATGGGCCGAGAAGGCTGGCACCTTCGAGAATCACCGTGGCTTGCTGCAGGCATTCGACGCCGCCATTCCGGTTCTGGCTCGCACCGAGGGCCAGATCGCTCACGACTTACTGGCGGCCTCGGGCGTGGAGGACTACATCGCCGCCCGTCCCGAATCGAACTACCGCCGCCCGGACGTGCGGGTAGTGGACGATGGCCCGGGCCAGGTGCCCCAGGCGACCGAGGTCGAACTGCCCCGCGGCCTGCTCTTCAACGCCGCCAAGGTGCGCCAGCAGATGGCCGGCGCGGGCCTGGCGGAGTTTGAAACCGACGTCGCCCTTCCGCCCAGGGACGTGAAGAAGTCTGGCGACATGCGGGTGGTCGAGCTTTGA